The genomic region TATACTGTTGATAAGCTTTTAGAGTTTGTTTCAAACCCAGACTTAATTAAAGCTATAGCAGAACAAGCCGAAAAGCGTCAAAGGCCTGATAATTCGGCTCTTCTAAAGGATATGGAGAGACTCCAAAAGTCACTTAAAGAACTTAAACATAAAGAAAGTTTATATTATTCCTATTTAGGTGACCTCAACAAACTCGAGGTCCTCAAAGAAGATAAGATTATAGCAATGATTGGTGACTTGAACACTAAAATGGCTGATATAGAAGCTGAAATTGATGATGTAAATTACCAACTCAAAGCGGTTGAAAGAGAAACTCAAACCTTTGAGCAGATAGCTCTAGCACTTAAACACTTTAAGGTTTTATTTGAACTGGCAACATATGAAGAAAGGAAACGACTGATTCATTCAGTCATCAAAGAGATAAGAATAAAGAAGTCGGATAACTTCAAAGAGCGAGTGGTCGATAAAATCATTTTGGCATTTAGTGAAGCGGATGTTTTGGAATACCTAGATACTTCCGCTAAAAAAGAGAACTTAAAACCGTATGTCCCTAACTATGATACGGTGAACCGTACCATAAGTAACGGCGGTTTTATTGAATATTAGGAATTGCAATAGACGAGGCATATTTGCAGGTATAAACACAATGCAAAGGATTGATTTGATGTTTATATATGTGTTCCATTATCTAAGGGTCTAGATTATGTAGTGGTAGGTACTCATAATGGAGAAAAAGAATTATTTGATAAAATGTTGGAAGAAATAAGAACAAGTATAAGAGATAGCCATATTAATATATTATATCGACCAAAAACTTAATTATAAAAACATATAGTGCATTGGAATAAGAAGATAAAAGCTCTTAACCAATGCATTTATTGTTAAAACGATAAAAACTAAAACAAGAAATCAAAAACATTCATTAATTTCTTGACAAAAACTGTTTACAGATGTAAACTGAGCTTAGCGTTTACACATGTAAACAAAAGGAGGAAATAATCATGAAAAGAGCTCCAAATATAACAGATGCAGAGTGGGAAGTGATGAAGCTTATATGGAATAATAATCCTAGCACATCTGAACAAATAATAAGTGCTTTGTCTCCTAAGATGGGATGGTCAGCACAAACCATTAAGACGCTAATAAATAGATTGCTCAAAAAAGGGATAATAGATTTTGAAAAGGAAGGTCGTATTTATAAATACTATCCACTGGTTCCTAGAGAAGATTACATTAAAACTGAAAATAGATCCTTTCTTGAAAAAGTATATGATGGAGCCTTGAGCATGCTTGTTTCTAATTTTTTAGAGGAAGAATCCTTATCTGAGAATGAAATCGAAAAAATTCAGAAGATCCTTGAAAAGAAAAAACACGAAAACCAGCACAATAAAAAATAAAATTGTTGTAAGTATAATTATGAAAAAGAGAGGATACAGGAGATGGATATTTTAGAGATTGTTTTTTTGCATGTGCTATATTCATCGTTGACTACAAGCATTTTTATAATAGCATATTTTCTTGTTAAAAAGTCCTATTTCCAACGAATTGGACCACGATATCATCATACCTTATGGATGATACTGATTATCAGATTATTGATACCTATCAACATTGAAAGTTCTATTAGCATTTTAAATCTACTTCCACAGAATAATTTAGTAATCCTAGAAACCTATGTTGAAAAAAATCTTTCTAAAACACTTACTGCCGAGGAGAATGCTCTAGCTTATAGAACTTGGGATTTTGATAAAAATCAAGAGACAAATTATGAGCTTTATATTGAGGAAAAGCCCATATACGATTACTTATCAGAATATGATTCTGCAGAGCAGGGGGAAAGCATAATAGCTAAAGAGTCAAGTGGGGAGCTCATAAAAGTATCTGCTAGAATATGGTTGTTTGGAGTGTTGTTATTCACACTATTCTTTGGTAGCACCTTATTTATGTTTGAAGGCAAATACAAAATGTTAAGAATACATTCAACACCTGAGCTACAGTCTTTAGTAGAAGAAAGCAGAAGAAAATTGAATATAAGAAAGCCTATTCCAGTCTATTTAAGTGATTATATAGGAAGTCCATGTATTCGAGGAGTCTTTAATCCATGTATTTATCTGCCAACAGATATTTCTACTAAGACTGACCATACTGAACTTCAGTATATAATCCTGCATGAATCGGCTCATTACAAGAGAAAAGATTTAATTTATAATTTGATTACTTTTATTGCAGTCTTAATTCACTGGTTTAATCCTATCATATGGTTTGCAATTAAGTATATTAGGCATGATAGGGAGATTGCCTGTGATGCGTATGTGATGGAGATAATAGAAGAAGAAGAAATCATACCCTATGGGATGACCATTATTAATTCAGCTAAGGGATTTAGGAGCAATTATAATAAGATTTATTCAGTAAGCTTTTATGAAGCAAGCAGCTTACTGGAAAGGAGAATAAAAATGATAGAAAAGTTCAAAAAAGGATCCTTTAAAATATCTATAGTAGCTATTATTTTTTGCATAATCATAGGGGGAATGGTTCTGACTAACCCATCTGGTCTTGATAACACAAATCTTATAAGTACAAATATAGCTGTAAAGGATGATGCTACACAGGGATTAGAACAAGAGAATTTGTTGAGTAAGAAAAAGGAAGAAGAACCTAACTATAAAGATATTATTAAAGATATGCTTGTACTCATTGATCCTGGGCATGGGGGAGATGACTATGGGGCGGTTTATACCATCCCTAATTTTGGTGAGGTAAAGGAGAAGAATCTAAGCCTTGAAATATCACTTTTACTATATAATATGTTAAGAGAATCAGGAGTCAATGCTGAATTGACTCGTCAAGAGGATGCTGGAGTACCCTTGGAGAATAGAATAGAATTGGTGAACCAGCTTAATCCTTCTCTATTTGTAAGCATTCACAATAATTTTGGGGGAGCGTCTGAAAGTGATATGTTGGCTCTGCTGTACTCTTCAACAGATAGAGATACAAGCATAATAACAGGGGAAAGAGTGGCTCAAATTATACATAAAGAGCTGATTAATGCAACCAAGAATAAAACCAGTGAAATAACAGAAATACCTAATAGACTGAAATTTAGTGGTATTAAAATACCGGCAGTCATTATTGAACCAGCCTATATCGTAAACCCTTCTGATACCAAAAACATTTTGATAGAAGAATTTAGAAAGAAAGTTGCAGGCTCTTTACACGATGGTATTATAAAAGTTTTGAAAGAGATGGCTGTGGATGCACAAGAATTAATTAAGCAGAGTGAAGAAATAGGACCTGATGGCAAAGGGCAATGGCCAGTGCCAGGGTATAATAGAATTGCTACTCCCTATGGAGAAAGAATACATCCTATTTCAAAGGATAAAGTATTTTATACAGGAATACAGGTTCCAGCTCCTAGAGGAGAAAAGATTGTTGCTTTTAAAGATGGAAAGGTGGTTAAGTCCGAGGAATCAAAGGAGTATGGAAAAGTAATTAAGATTGACCATGGAAATGGCTTGGAGACGCTATATGCTAATGCATCACATCATAATGTATCTGTTGGAGATGAAGTAAAAGAAGGGCAAAAGATTGCAGAAATAGGTAGCACTGGGTATGCAACGGGAAATTATCTTCATTTTGAGGTGTGGGTTAATGGAAAACAAGTAAATCCTACTGATTATTTGAGGTAAATTAGAATCTAATATGATATTCTAAGCAGTTGATATCAAACTACTAAAAAATAATGGCCTCAAGTACTAGTGCTATTTTATAAATGAGGCAATTAAATAGCGATTAAATAGAGAGAAAAGATTATAGCGTTGTGAAAATGCCTAATAGGGGTGTTCACCTGATAGAAACATATGAGAATTAGAGATGATTTAACTAGCAAGCAGAGTTTGTGAATGCTATATAAAATTTAAGTAGTGAAAAAATGAAACCCGCAAATGTTACAACTGGGGTTATCTTAAAGGCTATAATGCATTTAAGAAGGAACAAGCTGACAGATGCTTCTGTATTAGATTTAGGTTCGGCTGTCCCTATAGATTATAACTTAGAAAAATATATAAAAACCGCCATTATACCCGTTACGGAGAACCGTACCATAAGTAATGGCGGTTTTCTCTGAAATTAACTATTATCGATACATAGTCAGATTTAAAATCAAACAGAGTATATTTGATATTAGGTTAATTATAATTAAGCAAGACATAACCGTACAAGGTAATATGATAACAGAGACAAGGCCCATGCAGTGGGACATTATTTTTATACATTGTTGAAAAATACAGAAGAAGCGACGAACAAAATAAGCGTTTCAAAAATCCAGAACAACACATCTTTGATAAATATAATCTTGTTCGTGTCATTAAAAATGTTACGGGTTATGACTTAAAGAAATTGATGGCCGTAGACGAGAAGTTTTTTACAAGATATTGGTCAAAAAGAAAGTTATGGAACTGGGAAAACAGAGTGGATCGCCGAATGGAAAAAAGGGCTGTCTCGCTAGAGTGTAACAAAATAGGAGAGTTGTTTGGACATCCCCTATTTGTCCCTGCACATGGGGCTCGTACTTATAGTTTATCGATTCTACAGATGTTGCCTAAAAATAACCCCTAGCTTTTGATTTGAAAAATTAGGGGTTATTTGAAATATAGAAACTAGTAAAGTGGGTGAAGCCTACTCTATAGGAATTACTATCTTTTCATTTTCATATATCTCGAAGATATAGGAATTCTCCAATATGATTACATATTCCTTATCTTCTGAAAGTTTGGAATATAAAAGTGTAGCTTCTATACGAGAGCCAACTTTTTTATTAGTAATAGTTGACTTTGGTTCAATGATGTCGCCAGTTTCATCATAGATTACAAACGTTGGTCCATTATCGGGTGAAACCAAATCAAATATAAAGGATATCAAGGAACCATCTTTAGAATCTTCAATTTTACTAATGGATATAGTGGTTCCAGAATCCCGAGTTAAGACAATAGGTAGTGTGTTAGGCTTTATCTTTGCAGAGATTTCTTTATTAGAATCACTAAAGATTCGCCTATATGGTATTAATGTTAGGGACGAGGGTGGGGTATCTACTGGATCACATTCAATAGAAGCCATATAATTTCCATTACTGTCGATATTGTAATCTATACCTATGAAAGGTATTTCTGTACCGTCCTGATTGTAAACTATAAAACCATCCCTTAAAGGATCATCTGGAAACTTAGGAGCAGGTAGTTCAGCTGAACCCAATAGGGAAATTCTTGTGCTAATAGGTGTAAATGCTGCCTTGTTAATTACCACTTTACCCTCTTGAAAATCTATTATTTCATTTAAATTAACAATCTTACTAGCGTTGTTTATAGATTCTTTGTTTAAATCTAAATGGAAAGTCCAATTACCATTAATATCATTAATCGTTTTAATTACATATTTCAAACCAAATTCAGCAGGAAGATTATTAGTATTTATCATATGATGTATAGACATATTATAGGTATGTTGATCTATGAATTCCCCATAACCAGACCCAGAGTTAAAAACTAATGTGTCATCCACAAATCCTTCTATAACTCCAACTGCAAGATCATTATATGAATCAGATTTCTCAAAGGCTGTATAATTCTTTACAGTCATACTTAATATAAGATTATTTTCATCTAAGATAGATTCATTTATAGTTACCGTAATACCTTTCGATTGTACAGAGGTATTATTAATAACAACATACTCCGAGAGATCCTTGCCTGAAGGGTAGAAGCTAAATAAGTGATATATATCATTCAGCCTATAACCATTTGCATAGGCTCCAGCAATAGATACAATGGTGAACACCAGTAGTAAAGATGCTACAGTCATGAATTTCTTCAAATAAAAAACTCTTTTATTCGGTAGCTTATTAACAAAATCATCTAATTTTTTAGAGGTACTATCTGGCATAATAAAATCTTCTTTTACTATCTTTTCTCTTAATTTATCATTCATTTTAAATATCCTCCTCAATACTCAAAATATCATAAAGCTTGTTCCTTGCGCGCGAAAGCCTTGATTTTACTGTTCCCTCTGGGATATTAAGAAGTTTTGATATAGACTTTATCGATAAATCTTCATAGTAATAAAGGACTGTGACAAGTCTTAGGTCATCATCTAGATTTAAAATTGCATTCTTTATATCTATATCATTACAAATCTCATTAGGAGTAGATGTGCAATTTGTTAAAGTATCTAGGGGGAGGTGTGTCTTTCTTTTAAGGACATTATAGCTTTCATTGATAACAATACGTATAAACCAAGACTTAAATAGATCGGCATCTTTTAATTTGATAATGCTTTTGTAGGCTTTAATAGCAGCTTCTTGTAGGGCATCCTCAATATCGCTATCTTTTTTGAGAATAGAGCGTGATACACGATAAGAAGTATTATAGTACTCCTTAAACAAAATAGAAAATGCTGATTTATTACCTTGAATAGCTTTTATAACAGTAAGGCTCGTAGCGGAACCTAATTGACATTGTTCTGTGAATTCCAAAATTTAACCTCCTTATTTTACCAATACTTACATTATAAACTAGTTTATAATTTCCATGGAATTATTTCACTGTACTACATATAAGACAGTTTCATATATGGGATTGGTTCACGATTATTTTAAAAATATCATCTATGATAATGCAGACAAACGTTTATGGATAGAAATAGTCATTGGAGAAGCTGGAGATGTTTTTGAATTTAAAGAGGGAATAGTACATTGTAACGGTGGTTTTTATAAATTCCTACCATACCATGTTTTCTAATGAGTCAAAAGGAACGGTTATTTTTGACTCTTTTACTATAAAAAAAAACCCCAATATAACGACACGGTGAACCCTATCACACAAATGATTGCGGTTTTTTGGTGATATAAACTTTCCATTGAATGTGCTTATAATACTAAATAATAATGACTAAACAATATTATGTATTGCAATAATTACTTAGTGGGAAATGCTAAAAATTGTAATATTAATAATCTATAAAATTTTGAGATTAGTGTATGAATATGTTATGATTATTTAAGAGAAATCCAACGATCGATATCTCACAAAAAAACCATATTAGATATGCTTTATGACTTGGATTATCTATAAGTGTTCTTATTTAAATAGATTAGTACAGTTATAGAAAAGTTAATTATAAAGATTTGGGGGCAGTATATGGAAATTAAAAGTGTAGGTAGTGTTTGTTCAGGAATTGAGGCAGATGGTTAGCCATATGGTGAAGAAGAAAAGAGTCTTCGACCTCTACGAAGATGGTCACCTGCCAAAAGAAATGTTGACTGAGCGGTTAAAGGAGATAGAAACTACCTTAGAGCAACTGGAAGAAAAAAACTTGATATTATGGATAAAATAAAAATAAATAGCTCAACTTCTTAGTAGTGCAGATAAAGACCAGCGAAAAATGTTCTTACAACTAATGGTAAATAAAATTACAGTGGGTGACAATAGAAAAGATTGATACAATTGAGATACATTTCAGTGAGACATTAAAAAACTTAATAAAACCTTCTTAGGGGAAGAATCTTCAGATGATGAAGACTCTTCCCTTTCTTTTGTTTTTGCTATTGCTATATAGATAGAAGGTAAACCCATTTCTCAATATTACTAAATTATGCTGAATAGAAATTAATAGATTGAAAATCTGAAGAATATCTATTCAATAATAGTAAAATATGTTAAAATACTGTTAGTGTGGAATAGGTACAGGCTATTTATGTAATTAGGCTGTTCTAGAGCTAAGAAATTTAAAAAACCTCAAAACCTTAAAAACTTAAAAAACATAAAAATGATAAAAACCTTAAAAAAACTTTAAAAATCAAACTCAAAAACCTCCAAAAACCTCAAAAAATCTAAAATAAAAATCTAAAAAAAAAACCTTAAAAAATCTAAAATCTAAAAAACCTCTCAAAAATCTAAAAAATAAAAAAACCTCAAAAATCAAATCTAATCAAATCTAATCAAATCTAAATATAACTTCAAAACAACCTAAAATAATCGCAAAATAAAATAAAATATTCTACTTAACTAAAACAACTTTTTTATTTACTGACCTCTAATCCACGCAAGAATGATTATATGAGGTGAGGAACTTTGAACACGGAGATTTTGATGGGTTTTATAGTAAATTTCGGAGTAGCAGCCGTTTATGATTTAAAACCGCTAATACAACGGTACGGAAGATAAGACAAGTGAATCGTAAAGGAATTGTTTTTATAGTTAAAGGTTAGATTGTTATGTTTTTATAGACATAAAGAATATAAAAGGAAAACAACATTGTCTAAATACTTTTTAAGGGGATTGTGGATAGAGTGAGGGCAGATAGATTACTTTCTATTATTCTTATATTATCAAAAAAAGCTATAGTTACAGGAAAAGAGCTTGCTAAACACTTTGATGTGTCAGTAAGAACAATATATAGAGACATCGATAAAATTTCCGAGGCTGGTATACCTGTTGCAGCAATTGGAGGTAAGTCTGGTGGATTTTATATAATGGAAAATTATAAGCTAGATGATCTATACTTCAATAAAGGAGAGCTACATACTTTAATGGAGGTGCTAAATAGCTTAAATATCGTTTTTGGGAATAACCATCAGTTTAATGACATCGTCCTTAAACTTCAGAGCATCTATGAAAATGAAAAGGATAAAAATAACAAACTAAATATAGATATGTCGCATTTTAGTATGGAGAGTGAATTAAAAGAGTTTTTATACATAATCAATCAAGGAATAGAAGAAAGTAGATTATTGGTGTTTAAATATATCAATAGGAATTTGGAACTTGCAGAGAGAAATGTGGAGCCTACTAGAATAGAATTCTCTTATGGTCAGTGGTATGTAACTGGATACTGCAGAAATAGAAGTGACTATAGGAAATTTAAGCTGGTGAGGATGAAGAACCTAAGCTTAGGTGACAGTTTTGTTAAAAGAGATATAATGGAGGAGAAACTAGACGAAATATTTCGTAGAAGCGATGAGACTAATAATGTAAATGTGAAGTTGAAATTTAGTAGCAAAATAGGGGAGCAGTTAACAGAATACTTTTTTAAGGATAACATAAAGAAAGACAGAGAAGGTTATTTTATTGTTGAGGAGCCTTTTCCATATGATGAGGGACTAATTAAGTTTATACTAGGTTTTGGATGTGAGTGTGAAGTAATAGAGCCCAATTATTTAAGAGAAGATACAAAAAAGTACTTAAAAAGAATATTAGAAAATTATAATGACTGACATAATGGTGTCAGTCATTATTTAGTATAATGAACTTGCTAATTGGAAGGAATTATGCCATATAACAAGATGATTATTAGATAGGGAGGAAGAAGAATTCTAAAGAAAGAATTATCACCAGATATTATAGAATATGTTTTTGAGCGAAAAAAAGGACTGCATTTTGGAGATAGAATAACAGCATTGCTCAACAAAGGCAAGGTAATACTTATAGACACAGGCCATAAGCATCAAGCCATGGAAGTTATTAAGGACTTACATTCAAATCATTTAGTAATATGGAAGCAGCTATTATAAGAATACCCTAGATAGGTGGACGCCGAGAGAAGAGCATAGATATTTTACTCCAACAGTTTGTGTTGAAGCACCTGTGAAGGTTCAGTTTGGAGGTCATGTAATTGAAATCATACCATACCCAGGACATTCAATATGCACTAGTATTGTTAAAATAAATGATGAGTATATACATGTAGCAGATGAATTAATGTTCTCTAATAAAGGAGAACCAATATTACCATGTATGACAAAAGAAGATGTAAGAAGGCAATGGGAGTCAATTATTCAATTGGAAAGGATATCTCAAATATACTTTTATACACATAATGGAAAATCCCTTATTAGAGTTAATGATAAGAAATTTGAAAATAGAAATATTCTATTTACTAGCTCAAAAATATATGCCTGAAATTGAAATGAAAATTGAATTTTTTCAGAATATGAAGAGAGGTGCTTTAAAATGATTTATACAGTAAGAGGACCAATTGATAAAACACAAATGGGTAGAACACTATCCCATGAGCATCTAGATTGGATATTTGATCAAAATTTTGCAAGCAGAATGTATTTTGGCAAACAGTATGATGAGGACTATAATCAGAAAATATTTGATAAAGTGTTACCAATAATAAGTGGATTAAGGGAGGCAGGATGTCAAACCATCGTGGAAGCTTCACCTCCTCTTGGAGGACAAAATTTAAAACTGTTATATGATCTGTCCTTCAAAACCAACATCAATATCATTGCCAGCACAGGAATAAACATCACTAAGTATGCATATCATATTTTCCCTGAAAAATTTGAAGAGCAACTAGCTAAAAAGTGGATTCAAGACTTTGAGGAAGGTCTAGATGTGATTGATAATGTATGCATAAAACCTGGACATATTAAATTGCTTCTTGAACGAGGCGGCGTTAATAATGTGGACAAGGCTATGCTCAAGGCTGCTGCTATAGCCTGTAAAGCCACTGGAATGTCGATACACTGTCATGTATTGGAGGCAGAGCATATGCCAAAAGTTATGAAGATCCTAGAGAAAATGGAAGTACCACCCCATAAATTTGTCTGGGCCCATGCAGATTATGAAAGTAATCGTGAAATGATTTTGGAAGTTGTTAAGAAGGGGTATTGGATTGGATTTGATACGATACAAGCAGGTAAATATGAAGAAAGAAAAGAACTTATTGATCATGCCCTAGAGCATAATTATAGCCATCAAGTGATACTATCCGAGGATTATGATTTTTATGCAGAGAGTAAAAAGAAAGATGGGATAGAAAGATATTGTGCCTTTTTCAATGTATTTGTACCATATTGTATAGAAAATGGTATCCCCCAAGATGTGATAGAAAGCATGATCGTGGACAATCCTGCACGATTCTACGATATTTAGAAATCTTATTTGCAACTGATACAAAGAAGCAATTGCATGTTTTGCCCCTTTCTTTAGGAGTGTTACAAGAATTATATATAACAAAAAACCGCTGTTACAACAATACGGTGAACCTTATTATAAATGATGTCGGGTTTAGGTAATGTATTAAAAGTTAAAAATACGTTATAGCTAAAAAATATTCACTAATATATTGCACAAACTTGAAAAAAACTGCAGGTACAGTTTGATGATAAGGAGAGTCCTATCATAGTAGTAAGCGTAAGCGAATTGGACTAAGATGGCCAATAAAGAAAGAACGTGTTAATTTAGCCCAAAATCTTTATTTGGGAATAAATAATCCCCTCTAGCATTGAGACTTTGTTATATAATCTTAATGCAAAGAGAGGATGTTAGTTATTGTTTATAAAGGATGCAATTTAAAGCAGCTTAATTACATCTTCTAACTCTTCAGATAAAGTTTTTGCAAGCTCAAAATTGGTATCTTTTAAAGCCAACTCTATACTCGTTTCAATTAATTTTTTCTTTTGTTCAACTTCTAAATAGTCCCTATCAAAATGATTAGCATATATCTTTCTTCTAAATTTCTTCATACTCATTTTTCTGAGAGTCATATTTTCAATTATCAGAACATAATCCATACAATTAGATATAAAATAGTAATCATGTGAAATGGTTAATATGGCGCCTTTATAGTTTTCTATGGCTTTTTCGAGAGCTATTTGTGAATATGTATCTAAATGACTTGTTGGTTCATCCAGAAGCAACATATTTGCTTTACTAACAGCAATTTTAGCTAATTGAAGCATATTTTTCTCACCACCAGATAAGTACTGGATTTTTTGATGAAGCATTTTTCTGTCAAAACCATAGTTTGAAATATAGGATATAACTGCTGTTGAATTTCTAAGACCGGCATCTAATAACTCTTCGAGTATTGTATTAGACTCATTTAGTGTTTCACCTTGATTCTGAGATAAATATGCCATTTCTATATTAGGATTAATTTCAATTGAATCATTGTTTTTAAAAATAGCCCTCAACAAAGTGGTTTTTCCTGTACCATTTGAACCGATGAGAGCTACTTTATCAGTAGATTTAATCTCGAAATTAACATTTTCTAACAGTACCTCTTCATCATAGACAACACTAAAATCATTAACTTTTAAAGCGATGGTTTCTTCGACCTCATTATCCGTATGAAAACTGATATTCGGCTGCTTAATATCAACGAAAGGTTCTTTAATACGTCTTGCTTCTAATCTTTCTTGAATTTTAACTCTAGCCTTTAGAGCCTTTCCCCTAGAAGCTTCAGAATTGTGAGTTGCAATAGACCTTAATTTATCGATCAACATAGCGTTTCTCTCAATTTCTTCTGTATCGGCCATAGCCAATTCTTGCAACTCAATTTTAGTTTGAAGTAATGAAAAATTATAATCGATAAATCTTCCATCAAACTCTTGGAGTTCCTTGTTTTCAAGGTGCAAAATTTTGTTAAAACAATGATTCAATAAATATCTGTTGTGGGTAATAATTAATAGAGTTCCTTTATGGGAATCAATTAGGTTTTTAAGAGAATCAATGTTTTCAAAGTCTAAGAATACATCTGGTTCATCCATAATTATTAAGTCTGGGATACTGAGCATTACCTTAATCACTTGTATAAGTTTGAATTCTCCACCACTAAGCTCAGATACCATTAGATCTTTATGCTTAGTTAGGTTTGCAAGATTCAGTTTTTTATTAATCATGCTTTCAAAATCATCCCCACCAATTGCATTAAATGCGTCTAAAGCAAGCTGGTATTTGTCTAGTAAAGCATCAATATCCGAAGATGTTTCCATTTGAGAACAAATGTATGTTATTTCATTTTGCAACTTGAAAAATTCTTCTCCTATAAATTCATAAACTGTAGTATCGTGTA from Serpentinicella alkaliphila harbors:
- a CDS encoding RNA polymerase sigma factor; the protein is MEFTEQCQLGSATSLTVIKAIQGNKSAFSILFKEYYNTSYRVSRSILKKDSDIEDALQEAAIKAYKSIIKLKDADLFKSWFIRIVINESYNVLKRKTHLPLDTLTNCTSTPNEICNDIDIKNAILNLDDDLRLVTVLYYYEDLSIKSISKLLNIPEGTVKSRLSRARNKLYDILSIEEDI
- a CDS encoding phosphotriesterase family protein; this translates as MIYTVRGPIDKTQMGRTLSHEHLDWIFDQNFASRMYFGKQYDEDYNQKIFDKVLPIISGLREAGCQTIVEASPPLGGQNLKLLYDLSFKTNINIIASTGINITKYAYHIFPEKFEEQLAKKWIQDFEEGLDVIDNVCIKPGHIKLLLERGGVNNVDKAMLKAAAIACKATGMSIHCHVLEAEHMPKVMKILEKMEVPPHKFVWAHADYESNREMILEVVKKGYWIGFDTIQAGKYEERKELIDHALEHNYSHQVILSEDYDFYAESKKKDGIERYCAFFNVFVPYCIENGIPQDVIESMIVDNPARFYDI
- a CDS encoding M56 family metallopeptidase: MDILEIVFLHVLYSSLTTSIFIIAYFLVKKSYFQRIGPRYHHTLWMILIIRLLIPINIESSISILNLLPQNNLVILETYVEKNLSKTLTAEENALAYRTWDFDKNQETNYELYIEEKPIYDYLSEYDSAEQGESIIAKESSGELIKVSARIWLFGVLLFTLFFGSTLFMFEGKYKMLRIHSTPELQSLVEESRRKLNIRKPIPVYLSDYIGSPCIRGVFNPCIYLPTDISTKTDHTELQYIILHESAHYKRKDLIYNLITFIAVLIHWFNPIIWFAIKYIRHDREIACDAYVMEIIEEEEIIPYGMTIINSAKGFRSNYNKIYSVSFYEASSLLERRIKMIEKFKKGSFKISIVAIIFCIIIGGMVLTNPSGLDNTNLISTNIAVKDDATQGLEQENLLSKKKEEEPNYKDIIKDMLVLIDPGHGGDDYGAVYTIPNFGEVKEKNLSLEISLLLYNMLRESGVNAELTRQEDAGVPLENRIELVNQLNPSLFVSIHNNFGGASESDMLALLYSSTDRDTSIITGERVAQIIHKELINATKNKTSEITEIPNRLKFSGIKIPAVIIEPAYIVNPSDTKNILIEEFRKKVAGSLHDGIIKVLKEMAVDAQELIKQSEEIGPDGKGQWPVPGYNRIATPYGERIHPISKDKVFYTGIQVPAPRGEKIVAFKDGKVVKSEESKEYGKVIKIDHGNGLETLYANASHHNVSVGDEVKEGQKIAEIGSTGYATGNYLHFEVWVNGKQVNPTDYLR
- a CDS encoding BlaI/MecI/CopY family transcriptional regulator — its product is MKRAPNITDAEWEVMKLIWNNNPSTSEQIISALSPKMGWSAQTIKTLINRLLKKGIIDFEKEGRIYKYYPLVPREDYIKTENRSFLEKVYDGALSMLVSNFLEEESLSENEIEKIQKILEKKKHENQHNKK
- a CDS encoding MBL fold metallo-hydrolase; amino-acid sequence: MKVQFGGHVIEIIPYPGHSICTSIVKINDEYIHVADELMFSNKGEPILPCMTKEDVRRQWESIIQLERISQIYFYTHNGKSLIRVNDKKFENRNILFTSSKIYA
- a CDS encoding helix-turn-helix transcriptional regulator, with translation MDRVRADRLLSIILILSKKAIVTGKELAKHFDVSVRTIYRDIDKISEAGIPVAAIGGKSGGFYIMENYKLDDLYFNKGELHTLMEVLNSLNIVFGNNHQFNDIVLKLQSIYENEKDKNNKLNIDMSHFSMESELKEFLYIINQGIEESRLLVFKYINRNLELAERNVEPTRIEFSYGQWYVTGYCRNRSDYRKFKLVRMKNLSLGDSFVKRDIMEEKLDEIFRRSDETNNVNVKLKFSSKIGEQLTEYFFKDNIKKDREGYFIVEEPFPYDEGLIKFILGFGCECEVIEPNYLREDTKKYLKRILENYND
- a CDS encoding DUF4179 domain-containing protein yields the protein MNDKLREKIVKEDFIMPDSTSKKLDDFVNKLPNKRVFYLKKFMTVASLLLVFTIVSIAGAYANGYRLNDIYHLFSFYPSGKDLSEYVVINNTSVQSKGITVTINESILDENNLILSMTVKNYTAFEKSDSYNDLAVGVIEGFVDDTLVFNSGSGYGEFIDQHTYNMSIHHMINTNNLPAEFGLKYVIKTINDINGNWTFHLDLNKESINNASKIVNLNEIIDFQEGKVVINKAAFTPISTRISLLGSAELPAPKFPDDPLRDGFIVYNQDGTEIPFIGIDYNIDSNGNYMASIECDPVDTPPSSLTLIPYRRIFSDSNKEISAKIKPNTLPIVLTRDSGTTISISKIEDSKDGSLISFIFDLVSPDNGPTFVIYDETGDIIEPKSTITNKKVGSRIEATLLYSKLSEDKEYVIILENSYIFEIYENEKIVIPIE